One stretch of Clavibacter michiganensis DNA includes these proteins:
- a CDS encoding ABC transporter permease, with the protein MSAVTDARTDAVGGAQGWRGLIAQPVAIAAVLGAYLVWLAVAPLTAAERTTLDPAALGKSTLEHLVLTFSAAAIVLVIAVPLGVLLTRGRFRGYSAPVLAVANFGQAAPAIGLVVLLSMVMTGSGFTASLVALVLYAALPVLRNTMIGIRGVDERLVEAGRGMGMSRTSVLFRIELPLAVPVMLAGIRTALVLLVGTAALAAFVNGGGLGVLITTGVSLYLYPVLISGALLISLLALAIDWLGRVVEHVARPKGL; encoded by the coding sequence ATGAGCGCCGTGACCGACGCGCGCACCGACGCCGTCGGCGGCGCGCAGGGCTGGCGCGGCCTCATCGCGCAGCCGGTCGCGATCGCGGCGGTGCTGGGGGCGTACCTCGTCTGGCTCGCGGTGGCGCCGCTCACCGCCGCGGAGCGCACCACGCTCGACCCCGCGGCGCTGGGGAAGTCCACGCTCGAGCACCTGGTGCTCACCTTCTCGGCCGCGGCGATCGTGCTCGTCATCGCGGTCCCGCTCGGGGTGCTGCTCACCCGCGGGCGGTTCCGCGGCTACTCCGCACCCGTGCTCGCGGTCGCGAACTTCGGCCAGGCGGCACCCGCGATCGGGCTCGTCGTGCTGCTGAGCATGGTGATGACGGGAAGCGGGTTCACCGCCAGCCTCGTGGCCCTCGTGCTCTACGCGGCGCTCCCCGTGCTGCGGAACACCATGATCGGGATCCGCGGCGTCGACGAGCGCCTCGTCGAGGCCGGCCGTGGCATGGGGATGAGCCGCACGTCCGTGCTCTTCCGCATCGAGCTGCCGCTCGCCGTGCCGGTGATGCTCGCGGGGATCCGGACCGCGCTCGTGCTCCTCGTCGGGACGGCGGCGCTCGCCGCGTTCGTCAACGGCGGCGGGCTCGGCGTGCTCATCACCACCGGCGTCAGCCTCTACCTCTACCCCGTGCTGATCTCGGGTGCCCTGCTCATCTCGCTCCTCGCGCTCGCCATCGACTGGCTCGGCCGCGTCGTCGAGCACGTCGCCCGCCCGAAGGGACTCTGA
- a CDS encoding glycine betaine ABC transporter substrate-binding protein — protein MTTLPRSARLRRALGVPALVAAALATLTGCGLQPATAYVPDTAPGSIQPLDLPAGAHLTVTSKNFTEQLILGKIAVIAAKAAGFDVTDQTNVPGSVPARELMTSHGADMTWEYTGTAWLSYLGEAKGIPDQRAQYEAVRDADAANGLTWLTPAPLNNTYALAIRSEEADELGITKLSEIKDLPVDQRTFCVEAEFNSRSDGLSPLLETYGIPRGSADGVPDGNVSIFDTGAVYTATDRGTCQFGEVFTTDGRIDKLGLTILQDDLGFFPAYNVAPVLDSATLAEYPGLQDVFDRISPVITDDALREMNLRVDDQGEEPADVAYDFMVDHGFVTAP, from the coding sequence GTGACGACCCTCCCCCGCTCCGCGCGCCTGCGTCGCGCGCTCGGCGTGCCCGCGCTCGTGGCCGCGGCCCTCGCGACGCTCACCGGCTGCGGACTGCAGCCCGCGACGGCCTACGTCCCGGACACCGCGCCCGGCTCCATCCAGCCGCTCGACCTGCCGGCCGGCGCGCACCTCACGGTCACGTCGAAGAACTTCACCGAGCAGCTGATCCTCGGCAAGATCGCCGTCATCGCGGCGAAGGCGGCCGGGTTCGACGTCACCGACCAGACGAACGTCCCCGGCAGCGTGCCCGCCCGCGAGCTCATGACGAGCCACGGCGCCGACATGACGTGGGAGTACACGGGCACCGCGTGGCTCAGCTACCTGGGCGAGGCGAAGGGCATCCCGGACCAGCGCGCGCAGTACGAGGCCGTGCGCGACGCCGACGCGGCCAACGGGCTCACCTGGCTGACACCGGCACCGCTCAACAACACGTACGCGCTCGCCATCCGCAGCGAGGAGGCCGACGAGCTCGGCATCACGAAGCTGTCCGAGATCAAGGACCTGCCTGTGGACCAGCGCACGTTCTGCGTGGAGGCGGAGTTCAACTCGCGCTCCGACGGCCTGTCGCCGCTGCTGGAGACCTACGGCATCCCGCGCGGATCCGCGGACGGCGTGCCCGACGGCAACGTGTCGATCTTCGACACGGGCGCGGTCTACACGGCGACGGACCGCGGCACGTGCCAGTTCGGCGAGGTGTTCACGACCGACGGCCGGATCGACAAGCTCGGCCTCACGATCCTCCAGGACGACCTCGGCTTCTTCCCGGCCTACAACGTCGCGCCGGTCCTCGACTCGGCGACCCTCGCCGAGTACCCGGGGCTCCAGGACGTCTTCGACCGGATCTCCCCCGTCATCACGGACGACGCCCTCCGCGAGATGAACCTCCGCGTCGACGACCAGGGCGAGGAGCCCGCGGACGTCGCCTACGACTTCATGGTGGACCACGGGTTCGTCACGGCGCCCTGA
- a CDS encoding ABC transporter ATP-binding protein produces the protein MSETTTTPEISGRSILLDGVTKRYPGQAKPAVDGITLEIPAGKIVMLVGPSGCGKTTTLKMINRLIEPTEGRVVLGDEDVTGIDGDELRRRIGYVIQAGGLFPHMTVAANIAVVPKMLGWDAARIRARVDELLELVSLDPEQYRDRYPKELSGGQQQRVGVARALAADPPVLLMDEPFGAVDPITRQRLQDELIRIQAELQKTIVIVTHDFDEAVKLGDWIVVFAEGARIVQYDTPERILAEPADAFVEEFIGSGAGLKQLTLRRVDEVPLADAVVAHPGDAARDVLARMDEVGHGHAVVVDARQRPLQWPSRRQLGRLDVIGAVPEPRLPVIGSRATLNDALDTMLVSSAGAALVTGRGGAFLGVIDVETVMDAITSVRAQAAGGVEGAPVGTNTGTIGTVGADAARAEQAAADASPAAHDGQDG, from the coding sequence GTGTCTGAGACCACCACCACCCCCGAGATCAGCGGCCGCTCGATCCTGCTCGACGGAGTCACCAAGCGGTACCCGGGACAGGCGAAGCCCGCCGTCGACGGCATCACGCTGGAGATCCCGGCCGGCAAGATCGTCATGCTCGTCGGCCCCTCCGGCTGCGGCAAGACCACGACGCTGAAGATGATCAACCGGCTCATCGAGCCCACCGAGGGCCGCGTCGTCCTCGGCGACGAGGACGTGACGGGCATCGACGGCGACGAGCTGCGGCGACGCATCGGCTACGTGATCCAGGCCGGCGGCCTCTTCCCGCACATGACCGTGGCCGCGAACATCGCCGTGGTGCCGAAGATGCTCGGCTGGGACGCCGCCCGCATCCGCGCCCGCGTGGACGAGCTCCTCGAGCTGGTCTCGCTCGACCCCGAGCAGTACCGCGACCGCTACCCGAAGGAGCTCTCCGGCGGCCAGCAGCAGCGCGTCGGCGTCGCCCGGGCGCTCGCCGCCGACCCGCCCGTGCTCCTCATGGACGAGCCGTTCGGCGCCGTGGACCCGATCACGCGGCAGCGCCTGCAGGACGAGCTGATCCGCATCCAGGCCGAGCTGCAGAAGACCATCGTCATCGTCACGCACGACTTCGACGAGGCCGTGAAGCTCGGCGACTGGATCGTCGTCTTCGCCGAGGGCGCCCGCATCGTGCAGTACGACACTCCGGAGCGGATCCTCGCCGAGCCCGCCGACGCGTTCGTCGAGGAGTTCATCGGCTCGGGCGCCGGCCTCAAGCAGCTCACGCTGCGCCGCGTCGACGAGGTGCCGCTCGCGGACGCCGTCGTCGCGCACCCGGGCGACGCCGCGCGCGACGTGCTCGCCCGCATGGACGAGGTCGGCCACGGGCACGCGGTGGTCGTCGACGCCCGCCAGCGCCCGCTCCAGTGGCCGTCCCGCCGCCAGCTCGGCCGGCTCGACGTGATCGGCGCCGTGCCGGAGCCGCGCCTGCCGGTGATCGGCTCCCGCGCGACCCTCAACGACGCGCTCGACACCATGCTCGTCTCCAGCGCGGGCGCCGCGCTCGTCACGGGTCGCGGCGGGGCTTTCCTCGGCGTGATCGACGTCGAGACGGTCATGGACGCCATCACGAGCGTCCGGGCCCAGGCGGCCGGCGGCGTCGAGGGCGCGCCCGTCGGCACGAACACCGGCACGATCGGCACCGTGGGCGCCGACGCCGCGCGAGCCGAGCAGGCGGCGGCCGACGCGTCGCCCGCCGCGCACGACGGGCAGGACGGATGA
- a CDS encoding diadenosine tetraphosphate hydrolase → MDWREGRIGSARRGENPTVLAELVAGYAVIGDVQFLPGYCVLLGTDPAATALAEMPRIERVRFLADADLLATAVERVCRDLVPGSRRVNIEVLGNADAFVHAHVWPRYAWEPPGLVARPVWLHPAERWHDPATALGDAHDELRVRIRDELRELARDDAVEVRAP, encoded by the coding sequence ATGGACTGGCGCGAGGGCCGGATCGGGTCGGCTCGAAGAGGAGAGAACCCCACCGTCCTCGCCGAGCTGGTGGCGGGGTACGCCGTCATCGGCGACGTGCAGTTCCTCCCGGGCTACTGCGTGCTGCTCGGCACGGACCCGGCCGCCACGGCGCTCGCGGAGATGCCGCGCATCGAGCGGGTGCGCTTCCTGGCCGACGCCGACCTCCTCGCCACCGCCGTCGAGCGGGTCTGCCGCGACCTCGTCCCGGGGTCCCGGCGCGTGAACATCGAGGTGCTGGGCAACGCCGACGCCTTCGTCCACGCGCACGTCTGGCCGCGGTACGCGTGGGAGCCGCCGGGGCTCGTCGCGCGCCCCGTCTGGCTGCACCCCGCCGAGCGGTGGCACGACCCCGCGACCGCGCTCGGCGACGCGCACGACGAGCTGCGCGTGCGGATCCGCGACGAGCTCCGGGAACTCGCCCGGGACGACGCGGTCGAGGTCAGGGCGCCGTGA